DNA sequence from the candidate division KSB1 bacterium genome:
CCGGTTAGCAAGCTGATTGAAGTGCAGCGAAATGCAGCCTTTCAAAAGCATACTTATAAGCATACCACGATGGGTTTTCTCAAAGACATCGAAGATATGCCCAATCAATTTGATTATAGCCTGAAGTTCTTCGACCGCTATTACCGGCCGGAAAAGACGGTTATCATTTTATCAGGAGATCTGAAGCCTGAACAGACTTTCAAGCTGGTTGAAAAATACTGGGGCGATTGGAAAAAAGGCAGTTATTCAGCCGAAGTTCCTAAAGAGCCCAAACCAAGTGGTGCGGTTTATGAACACGTCGAGTGGAAATCCCCTACCCTTCCCTGGATTACCGTTGCTTTTCATGGTCCGGCATTTTCAGAGACCAGGAACGATATGGCCACGATGGACATCATCCAATTCACCACATTTTCACGAAGCTCTCCGATCTACCAAAAACTCGTGGTCAAAGAACAAAAGGTTGATCAGTTTTTCCCATACTTCCCGGATCGACAAGACCCCTTTTTACTGACCGTAGCAGCCCGTGTGAAAAACATCGCCGACATTTGGTACGTACGCGACGAAATTCTCAAAACCTTTGCCAGCGTACGCACCGAAACTATTTCAAGCAAAAGATTGGCTGACAGTAAGTCGAATCTTAAGTACTCATTTGCAAATAGCATGGACAACTCGGAAACCATCGCAGAAGCCGTTGTCAGCTATGTTGCCAATACCCGCGACCCGGAAACTATCAACCGGGTTTACCGGCTGTATGACTCCATTACGGTGGAAGATGTCAAAACCAAAGCAAACGAATATTTCACCGATAACGGATTGGTTGTGGTTTCCCTTTCTCATGACCCGTTACCGGAAGTGGCGAGCACAACCGGATCAATTGACGAAATTGTCAAGGCCGATATGCAAGCCGCACCTAAAATAGCAACTTTATTAAAGCGCGGCGATTCTCCCATTATTAATTTTAGAATTATGTTCAATGCCGGGCCTGCTGACGATCCGGAGGGAAAAGAAGGTCTGGCCCAGTTGACTGCAAACATGATTACCAATGCCGGCAGCAAAAGCATGAAATATGAAGAAATTCAGAAAGCGCTTTACCCAATGGCAGCGGGCATCGGAAATCAAGTCGACAAAGAAATAACCGTTTTCCAAGCCACAACGCACAAAGACAATCTAAACGCCTTTTATGAAATTGTTTCGCAACAACTCCTCAACCCGGGCTGGGACGAAGACGATTTCAAGCGTGTGAAAACCAATCTTATCAACGCCATCAAAGTAAATCTGCGCGAAAATAATGAGGAGGAATTAGGCAAGGAAGTGCTCTATGAGATGATCTACAAGAATCATCCCTACGGCCATTTGAATTCAGGTCACGTTGCCGCACTTGAAAAGTTAACTTTGGATGATGTCAAAGAGTTTTATGCGAAGAACTACACGCGCACAAATCTCGTTTTAGGAATGGCCGGCAATTTTCCTGATGATTTTTTAGCAAAGATTAGCAAAGATTTAGGTCAGTTGCCCGAAGGCAGCACGAATGGAACAACTGCTGAGCTAGAATTGCCGGAAAAAATTAACGGATTTGAAGCTGAGATTATTCAAAAGGAGACTCGCTCGACCGCAGTTTCTTTTGGCTTCCCAATTGAGGTCACACGTTCTCACCCGGATTTTCCAGCGCTCTGGCTGGTGCGGTCCTATTTTGGCGAACACCGCTCCTCGAACAGCCACCTCTACCAGCGAATTCGGGAAATTCGCGGTATGAACTACGGCGACTATGCTTACATCGAATACTTCCCGCGTGGCATGTTCCTAACTCATCCCGACGCCAATTTAGGACGCCAACAGCAAATCTTTCAAGTCTGGATTCGTCCGCTCGAAACTGTTCAAAACGCGCACTTTGCCACACGTGTTG
Encoded proteins:
- a CDS encoding insulinase family protein, whose amino-acid sequence is MKKLLIWSLALMFLTSGGLMASNDDTAESKIFPYKYHMKDLKNGLRVIVIPTDYPNIVALQIPVQTGSRNEIEPGKSGFAHFFEHMMFRGTEKYSSEEYGEILKNAGADQNAGTTDDYTIYHITFSKDDLETVLKLEADRFQNLKYSVEDFKTESKAVLGEYNKNSANPVSKLIEVQRNAAFQKHTYKHTTMGFLKDIEDMPNQFDYSLKFFDRYYRPEKTVIILSGDLKPEQTFKLVEKYWGDWKKGSYSAEVPKEPKPSGAVYEHVEWKSPTLPWITVAFHGPAFSETRNDMATMDIIQFTTFSRSSPIYQKLVVKEQKVDQFFPYFPDRQDPFLLTVAARVKNIADIWYVRDEILKTFASVRTETISSKRLADSKSNLKYSFANSMDNSETIAEAVVSYVANTRDPETINRVYRLYDSITVEDVKTKANEYFTDNGLVVVSLSHDPLPEVASTTGSIDEIVKADMQAAPKIATLLKRGDSPIINFRIMFNAGPADDPEGKEGLAQLTANMITNAGSKSMKYEEIQKALYPMAAGIGNQVDKEITVFQATTHKDNLNAFYEIVSQQLLNPGWDEDDFKRVKTNLINAIKVNLRENNEEELGKEVLYEMIYKNHPYGHLNSGHVAALEKLTLDDVKEFYAKNYTRTNLVLGMAGNFPDDFLAKISKDLGQLPEGSTNGTTAELELPEKINGFEAEIIQKETRSTAVSFGFPIEVTRSHPDFPALWLVRSYFGEHRSSNSHLYQRIREIRGMNYGDYAYIEYFPRGMFLTHPDANLGRQQQIFQVWIRPLETVQNAHFATRVAMYELNKLITEGMTEEDFEATRNYLLKFVNILTKTQDRQLGYSLDSKYYGIDEFTKFIASELKKLTVKDINRVIKKHLQDKNIKFAFITKDAEDLKNRLINNTTSPMTYQAEKPAELLEEDKIIQDYKLDFQADKVKIRPVEEVFVN